Genomic DNA from Paenibacillus borealis:
GCGGCGGACTTAATGGAATATTATCAGCTTTAATAGCTTCACTGACAGCGGATGTCAGTGGAGCTATTTTATTATGGAGATAATCATGAGCTGATCAATTAAAGGAGGAGTAATACATGACTGCAAGCAAAGAAAATACAGGAGTAACGGGTCAATATACGAACAAGGGAACTCCTGACGGATTCACTGCAATCACCCCATTCATAGCGGTAAACCATCCTTCTGAGGCGATAGAGTTCTATACAACGGTATTCGGTGCAAAAGTCAACTATATTACGGAGTATCCCGGTGCCAACGGGGAAACCATCATTGCTCATGCGGAAATAGATTTCGGCAATGGCCGTCTGCAGCTGGGAGCCGCCAATCCGGCATATCATTTGGTCCTTCCGCCAGCAGACGGCAATGCATGTTATTCTCTGGGGATCTACGTAATGAATGTCGATCAGATTATGGACAATGCGGCAGCAAGAGGCGCAATAGTCAGGGAACCGGTGGCAAACTTTGTTTCCGGGGACCGGTTCGGAAGTATATTAGACCCGTTTGGCGTAAGATGGTCAGTGATGACCAGGATAGAGGATTTGTCCGACGAAGAAAGCAGCCGCAGAGTTGCGGAATGGGCGGAAGCTGCGCAGAAGAGAGGGAATGAGTAAGCTGGAAATGTGGAACGGAGACAGAAACGGTACCGCCTTTATGAAAGGACAGTACCGTTTCTTCTTATTTCTTGCATAAATTACTGATGTGTACAGCCACCGTTCTCGTCTCCTCCAGACTCTTCATTCCTCGGATGAGATGAAATAACGTATCTACAGTGACGACTTGATTGTTTGTTTGGCGTGAGCGGGGAGAGAAGTTGATGGAATTATTTTCACAAACGACAATACAATATACCTGTGGTTCGCCTAATGGGCGAAACCGGTAAATTAAATAAAGGAGGTTTAAGAGATTGATTAAAAAAGTTCCAGCCAGAGCCTTATCCCTTTTGGTAGTTGCAGCCATATTCCTATCCCTATTCTTCACAGCCTTACCGCAGGCAAACGCGGCCGCCAGAGGAGCATGGGCTCCCAATACGGCATATGCAGTAAATGATACAGTGACCTATAGTGGAGGTACTTATACCTGTCTTCAGGCACATACTTCCCTCACAGGCTGGGAGCCGCCTAATGTTCCTGCACTATGGAAGAGCGGAACAACAACAACACCGACCCCTACACCTACGCCAACCACACCCCCGGCAACAAACGGAGTCACATTCTATGCAGACATCAACTATGGCGGCAAGGCAGTAACCCTGGGAGTAGGCAATTATGTACTGTCCCAGCTGAATGCTGCCGGAATTCCGAATGACTGGATGTCTTCGCTCAAGGTTCCTGGCGGCTGGACGGTTGAAGTCTATGAGAATGATAACTTTGGCGGAGCCAAATGGACCTATACCTCAGATTCCTCCTGGGTTGGCGACAGTGTCAATGACAAGATGACCTCGGTTAAGATCTATACGGGTTCGCAGCCTCCTTCGGTAACCAAACCTGCCGAGGTTCCAAGCCAAATCTGGACCTATGTCGTGAATGCAGACAATGCTTATGGCAAGGGTGGAGATTTCGCACTGCTGCTGAGTGCGGTGATTAAGAAGGAGAGCAGCTTCGGAGCAGGCCTGCCCGGCAGCCCATCCGCTGGTGACGGATTGATGCAGGTCGAACCGAACACCCGCAATGCCTATGCCTCACAATTCAGCGCCAAATTCGGCCGCGCGTATAATCACAGCAGTGAACAGGATCAGGTATACCTGGGCGCATTGATCCTGAATGAGAAGATTGTCAGATTCGGAAACATCTATAACGGATTGCTGCACTATAACGGAGGCGACAACTGGTATCCGGGCGCTACCGATTCCTATGGCCGTCCGATCCTGGCAGATCAGTATGCCGATGCCGTTTACGCTACATATAAGGGGTATGGGGGGAAGAACTAAGGGGTTATCTTCTATAAAAAGAAGGAGAAAGACGCTCGAGAGGACTTTCTGAGCGTCTTTGTTATATGTTCAGCTAAAATAGCTTCACTGACAGCAATTGTCAGTGAAGCTATTTTATAATACAGAAAAGGACTTGAAGGAGGACGTACAAATGAATAATAAGGTATATCTATATGTGTTCGACACCATGGCAGACTGGGAGATAGGGTATTTAACTGCCGAACTGAACTCGGGAAGATACTACAAGAAGGGTCAAGCCCCATCTGAAATAGTTACCGTAGCCAATGAAAAGGCGCTTGTCACTACAATGGGCGGACTGGCAATAATGCCCGACATCACGGTGGAGGAGTGCAGTATTACAAGCACAGATGCATTGATTCTGCCCGGTGGAGAGACATGGACCGAAGCCATTCACCAGCCCATCCTCGGGCTTGCTGAGAGATGCATACAGGAAGATATATTAGTGGCAGCGATTTGTGGGGCTACAATGGCGCTTGCCCAGGCTGGACTATTGAATTCACGCCCGCATACAAGCAATGATCTGGAGTACCTCAAAATGATCTGTCCCGCGTACACCGGCGAAGAGTTCTACCAGATGCAGTCTGCTGTAACGGATGGCAAATTGATCACTGCCTCTGGAATAGCCCCGCTAGAATTCACTGTGCATGTTCTGAAAGCCCTGGATGTATTGGCTTCAGACAGATTGAAGGCCTGGTATAGTCTCTATAAGACTCAGGAAGCTAAGTATTTCTATGAGTTGATGGGATAAGAGAAGTTAATGAAGATTGCCCTCTCTTTTAGCTGGTTCACGCATGCTCCATTAATCGGTTTATACCAATTTCAAGCTGCGAAAGTTGCGTAATATAATTAGAATCAATAATTCTCTATTCGATTCAAAGAAGGCAGCCTAGCACGTGAGGCTGCTTTTTGCATTCAAATCATAATTTTGAACAGAACGTACTATGGATTCATTTCAATAAATGGTGTACAAATATTGGATAGTTAAAAAGTGTTAGGAATGGGGAAGCGTGAGTATAGTTAAGGCGAACTTATTATGAGGAGGTTATATTATGATAAAAAAATGGACGATTTCTTTGCTTTCATCAGCACTTCTTTTGCTGCCTTTAACAACAGAGCCCAGTTATGCGGCAGAGGCACCAACATCTACTACCATTAACAATGGTCAAATAATCAACGGCCGGGTATTAGTCCCCTTACGTGCTGTCTCCGAAAATCTTGGTGCAAGTTTGCAATGGTTTCAAGCGGATAAAGTTGTTAAAATCAAAAATGGAAATTCAACCATATGGCTTGCCGCAAATTTCAAACGTGTAATTATTGAATCTGCTCCATCGAGTGAAACTCCAGACACACCATCCCGGGAATATGTTGATTTGGATACTGCCACGCAGGTCATCAAAGGAACAACGTATGTCCCTCTTCGTTTTGTTAGTCAGTCGTTAGGAGCAACTGTAGCGTGGGATCAACTGTCTAAACAAGCCACAGTAACGTTAGGCAACAAGGGACTCGTTGTCAATATGGAGACCCCGTCTAATCAAATTCCGGAAAAAAACAAAATTACTGACTCACGCTTGAAGCTACTATCGGATAAATTAAACCAAGCATCAAAGGTATCTTCAATTAAAATTGTAAATTCAACCTTTCAGCCGTATTTCACGGATAGGTTAATTAAGTCGATTGTCCAGAACAAAGGCTTAAACACAGCGGGGACTTATGAAGCGCCTGCCACTTCACCTATTTATACTAGCAAGAATTCTGCCACACTTACACAATCCGTAATACTGGCGAATGGTCTTACAGGAGAAGATCAATATGCAGAAGACCGGACGGTCACTCTTGTATTCACGAACGGTACTTGGAAGGTAGATAGCGTAAATAAGGGGTCTAGAGTTCTGATATCGGGGTTCTCTGATTTTCACCCTCAGTAATTTGTTTGAAAGCAATAAGTGCTGGAGTTGATGCGGCACCTGCAGTTGATAAAGTGAGGATACGTGTGATAGAGCCTCCATTTGGGACCAGTACCGATGCCACTTCGACCCCTAATTGAGTAGTTCCGGCAGTATCCGTATAGGATTTTATAGCGGGTATTTTATACGCTACACCTTCTCCGCTCCACATAACAGCGCCAGCGTAATATTCGGTACCTCGAGCACCAACGTAAATTTTAATTGTCTTAGGAGCGCCAGTATTATTAGTTAGCGTAACAGACAGGTTATCAAGGTTATGGATGAGTATACAGGGGCGGAGGGACTTGGGATTATACTGCCAGGATTGTAGAAATCCGTGTAGAAAATAGAATTGACGCAAAAGGGTGAGGATCGGATGAATGGTGAAGGGGAGAGCCCGAAGCCAACAAGCCTGTCCTCTGTTTTGTTATAAAAATTATATGCCCAGTTGTAATACTTTTGCCATGTTCGTGGCTCCCAAAATAAGCCAATATAGATATAGAAGCGGATATGATAATGCAGCCGCTTAAAATCATTGAGTTGTGCTATTGGTATTGACGGAAGTATAGGAAGAGGTGCTGTGAACGATGGTTATTTTTTTCGATAGAGCTAAACGGCCACTTTGGGAGGGGAGGTCCTCCATTTACTCCCATATTCAGGGACAAGGGGGAACTGTGGACGGATCGCTGCCGGATGACGAAGAATTCTGGTCCGGTGATAAAATCAGATGGGTAGCGGGTGGTTTGGATGGAGCATTCGGACATCATGCTGGACCTGCTAAGATGACGGATGAGGCAAAAGAGCTGGTTCACCTGCTGGCGAAGCAATCCAGAAGGCCTAAGAATTCAACAAGAAAGGCTCTGTATGCCAAGCTTGTGAAGACAGATGTAGGCGGCATGATTGATGAAGTTATAGATGAGGTACGCAAGCATCCCGGAGTACAGCCGGAGTCCGTATTCCTTGAGGCGAAATGGCTCGCGGAGCATGCGGCGCACCGGAATGCCGTCAAATTCGGAATTGCAGTGCTGGGGCTTTTTCAGAACGGGCAAGTCAAGGAGCTGCTTCTAACGCTGGGGAGCCACGAGGAATTTACGCTGTATGCCACGGTTGCGATTCATAATGGAATGGAAGACAGCAATCAGGTTCTATTTGAACTCGCTGGGCAGGTTCATGGCTGGGGCAAAATACATATCGTCGAGAGACTTGAGCCGGCTAGTCAGGAGATCAAAGATTGGCTGCTGCGGCAAGGGTGCCGCAACAACGTTATGAACGAATATTTAGCCTGTACTTGTGCAAGAAAGGGCGGTTTGCGGGAGGCACTGTCGGCTGATCGGGTAGATAGCGTCTTACTTGATGGGGCAACCGATATCATTGAAGCGCTATTGAATGGCGGGCCGGCTGAGGATATGGATGATTATGAGTATGCGCCGCAGGTGTTATTGGATTACGTGAGGCTCATCCGGGAGAATGGGACAACTGCACAGCATCTGTCAGTAATATTTCGCATTCATGACTTCCTGGCCGAGGATGAGGAGAAGTGGACTGCCCGGATGTCAGCAGGCTGGAGTGAACAATTAAGAAGTGATATCCGTGAGGCTTGCGGGTCGATTATGGCCGACACCAAGTGGTTCAATATTGTAATGGATGCCGTTAGCAGCAGCGATTCGCCTGACCGTTACTACGGGGTAGCTTGTGCTGAGAAGCTTGGCATGGATATTTGGGATACTCTGTACAATCAGCTTGCAGCTGACCCGCTACAGGATTTCTATTACTATCAGCTGATGAAATCGGATGACCGGGACCGGATTCACAGGTTTGTCCAATTCGCTATAGGGCACCTTCCCTTACAGCAGATCGCCACGGGTCCCGGAACTGAAATGGGATTCGGCGAAGAATATGCAGCAAGCTGGGGGCCATCTTGCAGAGCTTGGACCGGTTCGAGGGGAGAGGGGCGGAGTTGATCCTTACTGGCCTGAACAGTCCGGTGACCTCCAACCGGAACATGGCGATCATGGCACTGGAGGGCTGGAACGTTTCATCCTGGGGGGAGCAGCTGGTTCACGCTGTCGCTCATTTATTAGTAATCGAGCCTGAAGACCCGGTAAAGGAACGGCTGCACAAGCTCCGTGAGGCCAAGGGTTTGTAAGTATGGAAAGTACATTCATTATGTAGGAGTTGAGTGGTGGTATGGCTTATCAAAATATAGACGGCGTGCGGATCTGGGGTAACCCCGACAGCGGAGCGCTGGCTCAAGCAAAAATGTGTGCGGAAACAGGGAACGTCGTTCAAACCCTGCTCATGGCAGATCATCATAAAGGCTACAGCCAGCCGATCGGCGGGGTGGTTGTATACGATGGGCAGATCTCCCCGTCCGGCGTTGGTTACGATATTGCGTGCGGGAATAAAGCGGTGCGGACCAGCTTGACTGTTGAAGAGATCCGGCCCAAGCTGGCAAATATTATGGATGAGATTGCCCGGAGAATTTCCTTCGGAATAGGCCGTGTTAATAAGGAGAGGGTCGATCATGAGCTTTTTGACGATCCGGACTGGGCTGTTTACATGGCGGTAGGCAGACAGGAGCACGACAAGCTGAAAGCTCTGGCACAGAGTCAGCTAGGCACGGTCGGCAGCGGAAACCACTTCGTAGATTTGTTTGAAGAAGCCGGAACAGGCCGGGTGTGGATCGCCAATCATTTTGGAAGCAGAGGATTCGGGCATAAGACGGCGAGCGGCTTCCTTAACCTGGCTGCGGGCAGAGATTTTCTCGCTAACGCCCCCGGTGAAAAGATGGACCAACCGCCCGTACTGCTCAATCTGAGCAGTGAGCTTGGCGATATGTATTACCGAGCCATGAAGCTGGCCGGACGCTACGCCTATGCAGGCAGGGATTATGTGATCCGGCAAGTGTTAGCTATCCTGGGAACGGAAGCGGACCTCGAAGTGCATAACCATCATAACTATGCCTGGAAAGAAACACATGGCGGCAAAGAAGTTGTCGTCGTCCGCAAAGGGGCGACCCCATCGGCACCGGGTCAGGTTGGTTTTATTGGCGGCAGTATGGGTGATATATCCGTAATCGTAAAAGGGAAGGATAGAAAGGAAAGCGAAGATGCTTACTACAGCACCGTTCATGGAGCAGGTCGAATCATGAGCCGCACCCAGGCAGCAGGCAAAATGAACTGGAAAACCCGCACCCGCAGCGGCGGCCAAATCTCGACAGCGCAAATGCTGGGGGCTGTCCGGGATTTCGGTGTTGAGCTGCGCGGTGCAGGCACGGACGAGAGTCCTTTTGTGTACCGGAAGCTTCAAGAAGTACTGGATGCGCACGCCGAAACCATTGAGATCATGCATGTACTGAAACCAATTGGTGTGTGTATGGCTGGGGCGGATGAGTTCGATCCGTATAAGGATTGAGGCAGGGGAAGTGGGGATTAAGCTAAGACCAACATGACCTGCCATAATTTGTATTATTAGTTTGAGTAGATTCCAGACGGTTTTCAGTAAACTTATAGTTTCTTATATAATGCTTTCATTCCCTTCTCCACGTTCAAAAGCTCATGCTGAATACTGTACACATGAATTCCTGATTTCGTTAAGACTGCAATCAGTCTCTCAAAGGCACGTATAGCATCTTTTGGGATTTCTTGCTGAATGGAGGTTAACTCTTTACTCATATTACTCATAAATTGCAGCCGTTCTTGATGAATACCTTCCAAATTTGATATAGGAGCAGGGTTAAAGCTTTTTTGCAGAATATGCCGCCACTTTGTTCGCTTAACCGCTTCTTTCACATCCAATTGTCTTTTCATCACCACAGCTAAATCACGTAAACTGCTCTCCAATTGTTGATACTCTTTTTTGGCGAGAAATTTCTTTAGTTTGTCTGTCACTCGCGAACTTTGTTTCAAACCGACATAAGCGCCTGCCAGTGGCAGCACTATGACAAAAGCTCCTCCCGATACAAATATTGCATGTGCTGCAAAAGTGAAAGCGGCTTGTCCTGCAGCGGCTAATGATGCACGGCTCGTAGTGTCAATAACTACATTACGAGCCGCCACTTGTAGAGGCAGTTGCTCACGTACAACACGTCTTAAGTTATAAAAAGAACTCACGCCTGCTGAAATCCAGGGTAACTCCAGATCAAGGATATCCTCCGCATGGGTTAACGTCGATTTTGTTGCCTCCACTACGGATTCCCTCGTTACCCCGGCACTGAATACATTGGCGTGATCTGAGTAATGCACCGCCAATTCATCATTTACATAGACGGGAATATCCGGATAACGCTCCAGGTGTTCATCGACAATTGACTTATCACTGCCACACTTCACTTGGAACTCCTTCCCGTCAATAAGGAAATCCCAACCGGCCTGATTCGAAGCTTCCGGGAACTGGACATCATATCCTGCAGCTTCCAGTTTTTGAGCGATCATTTGTTCAGCCACATAACCTTGCAGTTGAGCCATATCTCCGGCAGCTAAACTTATATCAACTGTTCTGGCGAACTGGGACAGGGAGAATAGCGAATTCAGATCCTCACTGCGCGCAAAATCAATACCTGCAACAACTGTAGGATTGATCATAAGAAAGTCGTATAAGAATTCTCCTGCGCTAATTCCTGCAATCATATCCGTCCTGTCTGATGGATTTGGATTTCCGAATAATCCCGTGCCTTTTCTTTTTCTTTTGCCGGATACCGTGCATTTCATTGCCTGTTCGAATTCACCGTTCCGCCAATGCCCCCAAAATTGTTCGTTTTGAATCATACAATATCCCCTAAGCCGTATATTTCTTTTTGCAGCTTCCGCAATTCATCCTGTTGTTGACGAAGCATATGTTTTACTGCGGATAAATGTTTTTCAAAATTCTGTTTTTGTTCATTTAGCGCAGCCAACTCTTCCGTTGTGACTGTTCTCTCTCTCATAAGGGTCTCAGCCTCATCACACTCGTCTCTTAAATTATCAGGACGAATAGAAATCAATTCGATTGCTTGTTCTTTCTTTAGCTCCTGAAGCTGTTTCTTAAGGTTCTTAATGTCATTTTCAAGGGAAAGATTCGAGAACATTCCGCCAACCTTATCCATAAACGAATACGCCATTTTATTTCTTTTAACGGACTCTCGTTTAATTCGGATTTTCCCCTCCAGGCCGGATATGTTCACCTTCTTCTTCTTAAAAGAATCAGTCATCTCATGCTCGCTTACCAGATCCAAGGAACCGGCAAGCTGGTCCACCATATGTTGATAAGCCCGAATATTCGCCAGTAGCTGATTGTTGTGAAAACCTATGTTATCTTCAGTGATTTTCAAACTTTGGGATACACGGGAATATTCATTTTGATGTGTGGAGATTACCTCCAGCGTTCTTGTTTGCTTATCATAATGTGCATTCCATACTTTGATCAAAGAATCATAATCATACAGTGTGGAACTATCTAATAGAACCGGAAGAAGGAATTGAACAATCCCCATCTGCAATAACGTTTTTTTGACTTTTTTACTCTGGGTCAGCATCATTACTCCACTGGCTCCACCCATCAGAATAAATCCGAGCGGCCCGGTTAGAACAGATAATACAGAGGTTGCTGTCATATATACACCGAATGGCAAGGTTAACCCAATCAGACCGGCGGTCCCGGCAATCAGCGAAGTTAAGGTTGTATATGCTGCGAACCCGGCAACTTCGACGATAACGGTTAACAGAACAGCGCTGCCTTGTGTCATAATGACTCTTTTTATAGTAGAATTTGTTAGAGTATCAATATTTAATTTTTCTCTGATTTTCTCTTGCTGTTCGGTGGGCAGAGAATCAATAAACCGTTCCATCTGATCCGCGAAATCTTCCTGTTGATCAGCAGTTAGTTGCTTAAGCTCACCGCCAATGGAACCCAATATATTCTGCATCTGGTACAAAGCTAATTGATTCTCAATGGGCAGATTCATATTACGCGATACAAAGGTGCTATAGACCTTATCTTTCTTAAGTTGATCCGCATGTGCTTTCTGCAGAATTTCTTCACATTTATTCTCTATGTCATAAGAGGTATTGTAGTGAGATCCTGCTAATTCGAATTCTTTGGTCATATGCAAAAATAACTCTAACCGCAGCGTATCATCATCAATGTGTCGCAGCTTTGCAATCTCCTGTTCCAACTGTTGCTGTGAATGATCTACATCTTTATTAAAAAGATCTCTGGTCTTATTAGCCATCATTGTAAAAATTCCCGTTTCCATAACCAAAACATAAATTAAACGTAATTGATCCCCGCTTGAAGCCATTAACCCTTGGGCCAAGGATTTACCTGACATTCATAACCGCCCCCATGTCTGTATCGAATGATCTGCTATATGACTATATTACTCTACCTTTAGCACTAGTGGTTATACAAACATCTCAATCCAGGAAGGAAGAATGGTCTGAATGCCCAGCGTAATGCAGCGATATGTTGGAAGCTTATAAGGTATGTGCAGAGATGCTTGGTGGATATTTGGACACTCTCTACGCTCAGCTTGCCGCTAAACCGCTAGAGGATTACTATTACTAACAGCTCATCAGACCGGATGACGGAGACCGGATTCACGGGTTCGTTCCATTCGCCCGCGGACGCCTTCCCTTGAGCCTGAAGCTTCGGTACAAGAACGATTGAACCAGCTTGACTGTTGAAGAGATCCGGCCCAAGCTTGCAAAGATTATGGATGAGATTGCCCGTAGAATTTCCTTCGGAGTAGGCCGTGTTAATAAGGAGAGGGTCGATCATGAGCTTTTTGACGATCCAGACTGGGCTGTTTACATAGCGGTAGGCAGACAGGAGCACGACAAGCTGAAAGCTCTGGCCCAGAGTCAGCTAGGCACGGTCGGCAGCGGTAATCACTTCGTAGATTTGTTTGAGGAAGCCCGAACAGGCCGGGTATGGATCACCAATCATTTTGAAAGCAGGGGGTTCGGCCATAAAACAGCGAGCGGTTTCCTTAACCTGGCTGCGGGCAGGGATTATGTGATCCGGCAAGTATTAGCCATCCTGGGAACGGAAGCGGACCTCGAAGTGCATAACCATCATAACTACGCTTGGAAAGAAACACATGGCGGCAAAGAAGTCGTCGTCCGCAAAGGGGCGACCCCGTCGGCGCCGGGCCAGGTTGGTTTCATCGGCGGCAGTATGGGCGATATATCCGTAATCGTTAAAGGGAAGGACAGTAAGGAAAGCGAAGATTCTTACTACAGCACAGTACATGGAGCAGGACGAATCATGAGCCGCACCCAGGCGGCAGGCAAAATGAACTGGAAAACCCGCACCCGCAGCGGCGGCCAAATCTCGACAGCGCAAATGCTGGAGGCTGTCCGGGATTTCGGTGTTGAGCTGCGCGGTGCAGGCACGGACGAGAGTCCTTTTGTGTACCGGAAGCTTCAAGAAGTACTGGATGCGCACGCCGAAACCATTGAGATCATGCATGTGCTGAAACCGATTGGTGTGTATGGCTGGGGCGGATGAGTTTGATCCGTATAAGGATTGAGG
This window encodes:
- a CDS encoding carbohydrate-binding protein — protein: MIKKVPARALSLLVVAAIFLSLFFTALPQANAAARGAWAPNTAYAVNDTVTYSGGTYTCLQAHTSLTGWEPPNVPALWKSGTTTTPTPTPTPTTPPATNGVTFYADINYGGKAVTLGVGNYVLSQLNAAGIPNDWMSSLKVPGGWTVEVYENDNFGGAKWTYTSDSSWVGDSVNDKMTSVKIYTGSQPPSVTKPAEVPSQIWTYVVNADNAYGKGGDFALLLSAVIKKESSFGAGLPGSPSAGDGLMQVEPNTRNAYASQFSAKFGRAYNHSSEQDQVYLGALILNEKIVRFGNIYNGLLHYNGGDNWYPGATDSYGRPILADQYADAVYATYKGYGGKN
- a CDS encoding type 1 glutamine amidotransferase family protein is translated as MNNKVYLYVFDTMADWEIGYLTAELNSGRYYKKGQAPSEIVTVANEKALVTTMGGLAIMPDITVEECSITSTDALILPGGETWTEAIHQPILGLAERCIQEDILVAAICGATMALAQAGLLNSRPHTSNDLEYLKMICPAYTGEEFYQMQSAVTDGKLITASGIAPLEFTVHVLKALDVLASDRLKAWYSLYKTQEAKYFYELMG
- a CDS encoding VOC family protein, with amino-acid sequence MTASKENTGVTGQYTNKGTPDGFTAITPFIAVNHPSEAIEFYTTVFGAKVNYITEYPGANGETIIAHAEIDFGNGRLQLGAANPAYHLVLPPADGNACYSLGIYVMNVDQIMDNAAARGAIVREPVANFVSGDRFGSILDPFGVRWSVMTRIEDLSDEESSRRVAEWAEAAQKRGNE
- a CDS encoding RtcB family protein — its product is MAYQNIDGVRIWGNPDSGALAQAKMCAETGNVVQTLLMADHHKGYSQPIGGVVVYDGQISPSGVGYDIACGNKAVRTSLTVEEIRPKLANIMDEIARRISFGIGRVNKERVDHELFDDPDWAVYMAVGRQEHDKLKALAQSQLGTVGSGNHFVDLFEEAGTGRVWIANHFGSRGFGHKTASGFLNLAAGRDFLANAPGEKMDQPPVLLNLSSELGDMYYRAMKLAGRYAYAGRDYVIRQVLAILGTEADLEVHNHHNYAWKETHGGKEVVVVRKGATPSAPGQVGFIGGSMGDISVIVKGKDRKESEDAYYSTVHGAGRIMSRTQAAGKMNWKTRTRSGGQISTAQMLGAVRDFGVELRGAGTDESPFVYRKLQEVLDAHAETIEIMHVLKPIGVCMAGADEFDPYKD
- a CDS encoding copper amine oxidase N-terminal domain-containing protein; this translates as MIKKWTISLLSSALLLLPLTTEPSYAAEAPTSTTINNGQIINGRVLVPLRAVSENLGASLQWFQADKVVKIKNGNSTIWLAANFKRVIIESAPSSETPDTPSREYVDLDTATQVIKGTTYVPLRFVSQSLGATVAWDQLSKQATVTLGNKGLVVNMETPSNQIPEKNKITDSRLKLLSDKLNQASKVSSIKIVNSTFQPYFTDRLIKSIVQNKGLNTAGTYEAPATSPIYTSKNSATLTQSVILANGLTGEDQYAEDRTVTLVFTNGTWKVDSVNKGSRVLISGFSDFHPQ
- a CDS encoding limonene hydroxylase produces the protein MDGSLPDDEEFWSGDKIRWVAGGLDGAFGHHAGPAKMTDEAKELVHLLAKQSRRPKNSTRKALYAKLVKTDVGGMIDEVIDEVRKHPGVQPESVFLEAKWLAEHAAHRNAVKFGIAVLGLFQNGQVKELLLTLGSHEEFTLYATVAIHNGMEDSNQVLFELAGQVHGWGKIHIVERLEPASQEIKDWLLRQGCRNNVMNEYLACTCARKGGLREALSADRVDSVLLDGATDIIEALLNGGPAEDMDDYEYAPQVLLDYVRLIRENGTTAQHLSVIFRIHDFLAEDEEKWTARMSAGWSEQLRSDIREACGSIMADTKWFNIVMDAVSSSDSPDRYYGVACAEKLGMDIWDTLYNQLAADPLQDFYYYQLMKSDDRDRIHRFVQFAIGHLPLQQIATGPGTEMGFGEEYAASWGPSCRAWTGSRGEGRS